Proteins from a genomic interval of Dunckerocampus dactyliophorus isolate RoL2022-P2 chromosome 5, RoL_Ddac_1.1, whole genome shotgun sequence:
- the LOC129181260 gene encoding chromatin remodeling regulator CECR2 isoform X1, whose translation MSQGCTVSVEEVQSWWEVPAIAHFCSLFRAAFNLPDFEIEELEKALSEQDLNFLGDLIACLLQGCYQRTDITPKSFGRYLDDIISYRWELEEGKPNPLRDEPFENLPPRTQIELLHRLCDYRLDAADVFDLLKFGHPWSRVCNCSPQLCRAHLGRVLVSLLQVAVIYQTFRVGCHGVCGLDADSLRVEPLGQDGNGALYWYFYGTRMYKEEPLKRKADKISETPDVTLPEKRKRGRPPKKKRLEDTDLRCGAGFETNFLTDTSESESEENLENGLDDLPPPKGYKRGTWSLVCDTEEEWVSLAESVKDKASPQDRQLYRVISQNFLPEIRSMIEHKEREQKQKLEDPTLFRTSERYSEKHLNQAEEDNVKATVELEKRKDEELDRQVLLAEQRREEERLQQQERQREKMEKIKAVEERAKRRKMREEKAWLLSQGKDLPPELLNLEPSSPVLRTRRTKEFYEMEDDYTGLYKVLEALKAHKDAWPFLEPVDDSYAPNYHDIIQTPMDLSTIEKKFNDGEYVSKEEFISDVKLMFENCIEYNGEDSEYTLMAESLERCFNRALLKHLPSEDGDTDEEFHISKEDKERKEKKRNRGSKHLGPESLIKAAEDVQRKRSVLEGKGKTPSEDQVSKLVQQCPPPHWGNHPPHYYSMSLSQQHHHKGHSRGIYQHLHRPPGPPGPHGPHMYAHRMGMDPRFAYPGHIPRHGDPNLNRLPHSFNMQHCMVEGPHMDHRYPMGPDTNQPPHQQQHHPYMGPTHGPSLGPRPLALQLRPPPEASIYPSHHRPEGHTMHPMGNRLSGPEGPQQPNYTGLRPSSMGLSNMWTSMNHQHPDRPSGMHMPDPNVVNQHNLSYGGVPPPVGHKPWPEAAGYPHPPPSAQCQMSSVVSSPGPMPQRPPLSHSDSSSKTRLTSMLESPEMLALQQLSASSGPPAGSPHQHMGHFQQPRPPSVFGSLPTQLSQRPPPAAEVQLLCSATDNGPDSQSSPQADMQPKGTSETPQPLLSETSPNITVSANQDHPSIPKPTEQHSGLSRGLHSPCSPDFRSPQDFMPGDKQGRAECPKQNVDCQNQNNGSAPVPLHFNASNNSSTDAIIPNAAQSSPQQMTRSPALHQSISPSLNTISESNPPYNPNAHQRHSTQEAINVTSRGHHQDSPSKIQNMTLLQPPHLVTQSDSPQCPTPSSFMPHGASQGAQPGHPQPAPLTSLPPSHPTLHLPSQPSPAEHGDQRPSEPTSRPEPEGPHVIKFGPSDGAYKSQVFSPSQGQPQMMSSNQSMQTDSGGAPAHNTVMTLHSQGQVNGAMGPYSIKNPLHPQYSQANLTRPISHSVHHPYHNRSLNSLHNSQDHPSYHQHQRNAFSYHMPGHQHHQAHANMYPAPPFQQEQYYPRPQGHNLANSRGGYTPEHWPRSHYQPQKPMPPMAYLPVCSAKGNGQVSESLVSPTGSEGSTGVSLVSPGPVSEAGSLPGGLEDRKHESRSSCSDSPGKCSRSRGSLEQPESPKEILDLDSHNAAAHHRSTQPHMPHGFMYDPRTIHVGMQPGGAPPSHLVPQGSGAGNRTLYTRPPYPNPGRYAAQRPHPHLMEALQRPQQLPFSPGQMRLSMFPRPVGHFQGMMIQQRGLASEHFQHPGPQIMTAPGGSSSKQGV comes from the exons GAATTGGAGAAGGCTCTTTCAGAGCAGGACTTGAACTTCCTTGGTGACCTTATTGCTTGTCTGCTGCAGGGATGTTACCAGCGCACTGATATCAC GCCCAAGTCCTTTGGCCGCTACctggatgacatcatcagctACAGGTGGGAACTGGAAGAGGGGAAGCCCAACCCACTTCGAGATGAACCCTTCGAAAATCTGCCCCCTCGCACTCAGATTGAATTGCTGCACAGACTCTGCGACTACCGCCTGGATGCTGCTGATGTGTTTGACCTGCTAAAG tttgggcacccctggtctagagtaTGTAACTGTAGCCCACAGTTGTGCAGGGCCCATCTGGGAAGGGTTTTAGTCAGCCTTCTACAGGTTGCAGTCATCTACCAAACCTTCAGAGTTGGATGTCACGGTGTATGT GGACTGGATGCAGACAGTCTGAGAGTAGAACCACTAGGGCAAGATGGGAATGGAGCCCTCTACTGGTATTTTTACGGCACTCGTATGTACAAAGAAGAGCCACTCAAAAGAAAAGCGGACAAAATCAG TGAAACCCCTGATGTAACTTTAccagagaaaaggaaaagggGAAGACCACCAAAGAAGAAAAGATTAGAAGATACTGATCTAAG ATGCGGAGCTGGATTTGAAACCAACTTTCTAACAGACACATC TGAGTCAGAAAGTGAAGAGAATTTGGAAAATGGTCTGGATGATCTACCTCCTCCTAAAG GCTATAAGCGAGGCACTTGGTCCCTTGTGTGCGATACAGAGGAAGAGTGGGTCAGCTTGGCAGAAAGCGTAAAGGATAAAGCATCTCCACAAGACCGCCAACTTTACCGTGTCATCAGCCAGAATTTTTTGCCTGAGATACGCAGCATGATTGAACACAAG GAGCGTGAGCAGAAACAGAAGCTTGAAGATCCAACCCTGTTCCGTACATCAGAACGATACTCTGAAAAACACTTGAACCAGGCGGAGGAG GATAACGTGAAGGCCACGGTGGAGTTGGAGAAGAGAAAAGATGAAGAGCTGGACAGGCAGGTCCTGCTGGCCGAACAGCGGCGAGAAGAGGAAAGGCTTCAGCAGCAAGAAAGACAgcgagagaagatggaaaagaTCAAAGCTGTTGAAG AGCGAGCAAAAAGGAGGAAAATGAGAGAGGAAAAGGCCTGGCTGCTGTCTCAGGGAAAAGACCTTCCGCCAGAACTTCTGAATTTGGAGCCTTCTTCACCAGTCCTCAGAACACGGAGGACTAAAGAGTT CTACGAGATGGAAGATGACTACACGGGTTTATACAAAG TGCTGGAGGCCTTGAAAGCTCATAAAGATGCCTGGCCTTTCTTAGAACCTGTGGATGACTCCTATGCCCCCAATTACCATGACATCATCCAG ACTCCCATGGACCTTTCTACCATTGAGAAGAAATTCAATGATGGAGAGTATGTTTCCAAGGAGGAGTTTATTTCTGACGTGAAGCTCATGTTTGAAAACTGCATTGAGTACAATGGAGAAGACAGTG AGTACACTCTGATGGCAGAGTCTCTGGAGCGCTGTTTTAACCGGGCCCTGTTAAAACACTTGCCATCAGAGGATGGCGACACTGATGAGGAATTTCACATCAGCAAAGAAGACAAGGAGCGCAAGGAGAAAAAGCGCAATCGTGGCAGTAAACACTTGGGGCCAGAAAGTTTGATCAAGGCCGCCGAGGACGTCCAACGTAAACGAAGTGTCCTGGAAGGCAAAGGCAAAACGCCATCAGAGGACCAGGTTAGCAAGTTGGTACAACAATGTCCGCCACCACACTGGGGCAACCACCCCCCTCACTACTACAGCATGTCTTTGAGCCAGCAACACCATCACAAAGGACACAGCAGGGGAATTTACCAACAC TTACACCGTCCTCCTGGGCCCCCTGGTCCTCATGGTCCACACATGTATGCTCATAGAATGGGCATGGATCCTCGCTTCGCCTACCCAGGTCACATTCCCAGGCATGGAGACCCCAACTTGAACCGTTTGCCACACAGCTTTAACATGCAG CATTGCATGGTTGAAGGACCTCATATGGACCATAGATATCCAATGGGCCCTGACACCAACCAGCCTCcccaccagcagcagcaccaccCTTATATGGGTCCAACCCATGGCCCATCTCTGGGCCCCCGTCCTTTGGCCCTTCAACTTAGACCTCCTCCTGAAGCCAGTATATACCCATCGCACCACCGTCCAGAGGGCCACACAATGCACCCAATGGGTAACCGATTATCAGGACCTGAAGGACCTCAGCAGCCTAACTACACTGGATTGAGGCCTTCTAGTATGGGGCTGTCTAACATGTGGACTAGTATGAATCACCAGCATCCAGACAGACCCAGTGGAATGCACATGCCTGACCCTAATGTGGTCAACCAGCACAATTTAAGTTATGGTGGCGTCCCACCTCCAGTGGGACACAAACCATGGCCAGAAGCTGCTGGATATCCCCATCCTCCCCCCAGTGCCCAATGCCAAATGTCTTCAGTAGTTAGTTCCCCAGGGCCCATGCCACAACGCCCCCCGTTAAGCCACTCAGACTCCTCTAGCAAGACACGACTGACTTCGATGCTGGAAAGTCCAGAGATGCTGGCTCTGCAGCAGCTGTCAGCCTCTTCTGGACCCCCTGCTGGCTCCCCCCATCAGCACATGGGCCACTTTCAGCAGCCCAGGCCCCCATCAGTTTTTGGCAGCCTCCCAACTCAACTCTCTCAGCGGCCTCCCCCTGCTGCTGAGGTTCAGCTGCTGTGTTCTGCCACAGACAATGGGCCAGACAGCCAGTCTTCCCCACAGGCAGACATGCAGCCAAAAG gcACATCAGAAACCCCTCAACCCCTTTTAAGTGAAACTTCACCAAACATCACAGTTTCAGCTAACCAAGATCACCCGTCCATTCCAAAACCCACAGAACAACACAGCGGGCTATCACGGGGATTACACAGCCCCTGTAGCCCTGACTTCAGAAGTCCTCAGGATTTTATGCCAGGGGATAAACAAGGCAGAGCAGAGTGCCCTAAGCAGAACGTAGATTGCCAAAATCAAAATAATGGTTCCGCCCCTGTGCCCTTGCACTTCAACGCAAGTAATAACAGTTCCACAGATGCCATCATACCTAACGCAGCTCAGAGTAGTCCTCAACAGATGACCCGGAGCCCTGCACTTCACCAGAGTATATCACCATCCTTGAATACCATTTCTGAAAGCAACCCACCATATAACCCTAATGCGCATCAGCGACATTCAACCCAAGAAGCTATAAATGTGACATCTCGAGGCCACCATCAGGACTCTCCTTCCAAGATCCAGAACATGACACTACTGCAACCTCCTCATCTTGTCACCCAAAGCGACTCCCCACAATGTCCCACACCGAGCAGCTTTATGCCACATGGTGCCTCTCAGGGAGCCCAGCCTGGACACCCTCAACCAGCTCCTCTCACCTCTCTGCCCCCCAGCCACCCTACCCTACACTTACCATCCCAACCCAGCCCAGCAGAGCACGGAGATCAAAGACCTTCTGAGCCTACTAGTAGGCCAGAGCCAGAAGGTCCACATGTGATCAAATTTGGGCCTTCAGATGGTGCTTATAAATCGCAGGTCTTTAGTCCCAGCCAGGGTCAACCTCAGATGATGAGTAGTAACCAAAGTATGCAAACAGATAGTGGTGGAGCACCTGCTCACAATACAGTCATGACTCTTCACTCCCAAGGACAGGTAAATGGAGCAATGGGTCCATACAGCATAAAGAATCCTTTACATCCACAGTACAGCCAGGCAAACCTGACCAGGCCCATTTCTCATTCTGTTCACCATCCATATCACAACCGGAGCCTCAACTCCCTCCACAATTCCCAAGACCACCCCAGCTATCACCAGCATCAAAGAAATGCCTTTTCCTATCACATGCCTGGCCATCAGCACCACCAGGCCCACGCCAACATGTATCCGGCTCCTCCATTCCAACAAGAACAATATTACCCCCGCCCACAAGGCCATAACCTGGCCAACAGTCGAGGGGGTTATACGCCAGAGCACTGGCCGCGGTCTCATTATCAGCCTCAGAAGCCAATGCCACCAATGGCCTACCTTCCTGTGTGCAGTGCCAAAGGCAACGGTCAGGTCAGTGAGAGTTTAGTGTCACCGACGGGCTCTGAGGGCTCAACTGGTGTGAGTTTGGTGTCCCCTGGGCCTGTGTCTGAAGCTGGTTCCCTCCCTGGAGGCTTGGAGGATAGAAAGCATGAAAGCAGAAGCAGTTGTAGCGATAGCCCAGGAAAGTGCAGTCGTTCTCGAGGGAGCTTGGAGCAACCTGAAAGTCCAAAAGAAATCCTGGACCTTGATAGCCACAATGCTGCTGCCCACCATCGCAGCACACAACCGCACATGCCACATGGCTTCATGTACGACCCTCGCACCATTCATGTTGGGATGCAGCCTGGTGGCGCTCCTCCCTCCCACTTGGTGCCTCAAGGCAGCGGCGCTGGAAACCGAACCCTATACACTAGGCCCCCATACCCAAATCCAGGACGTTATGCTGCACAGAGACCTCACCCACACCTAATGGAGGCCCTGCAGCGGCCTCAGCAACTGCCTTTCTCTCCCGGTCAGATGCGCCTGTCCATGTTCCCTCGCCCTGTTGGCCACTTTCAAGGCATGATGATTCAGCAGAGAGGCTTGGCATCTGAACACTTCCAGCACCCGGG GCCACAGATAATGACTGCACCTGGTGGTTCAAGCAGCAAACAAGGAGTGTGA